The DNA window CATTGAACATTGGATTACTTCGTTAAGTTCTCCATTTGTTCGATCAATTCCTCAAAGACGTTCATTGCGTCACGAATCGGTTGTGGTGAGGACATATCGACACCGGCTTTATTAAGGATGTTGATGGAGTAATCACTACCACCGCTCTTTAGGAAACCGAGATAGCGGTCCACAGCTGGTTTACCTTCTTCAAGAATTTGCTTCGAGAAGCTCGTGGCTGCAGAGAAGCCTGTAGCATATTTATATACATAGAAGCTGTTGTAGAAATGAGGGATTCTTGCCCATTCCATTTCAATCTCCTGATCTACAGCCATTTCTTTACCATGATACTTGACGTTGAGGTCATAGTATATGGATGATAATTCTTGTGGTGTCAATGAAATACCAGCTTCAGCCCGTTCGTGAATGATCTTCTCAAATTCAGCAAACATGGTTTGACGGAATATCGTTGTCCGGAACTGATCAGCGTAGTATGTCAGCAGGTATAGCTTTTGTTTTGGATCCGTCGATTTCTTGAGCAGATAATCCATCAGCAATGCTTCATTCGTCGTCGAGGCTACTTCGGCGAGGAAAATGGTGTACTGCGCATCGCGATATGGCAAGTTCTCATCAGAGAAATAGGAATGAAGAGCATGACCCATCTCATGGGCTAGCGTGAACATACTGTTCAAGTTCTCATTGTGATTGAGCAATACGTAAGGGTGGGTACCGTAAGCTCCCCAGCTATAAGCGCCCGTACGTTTGCCTTCATTCTCGTAGACATCGATCCAGCGATTGTTGAAACCATCGCGCAACGCACTAAGGTAGTTTTCACCTAGAGGCTTCAGCGCATCTTCAATCGTTTTCTTAGCTTCATCATAAGTGATGTCCCACTTGTATTCTTCCACTAAAGGAGCAAACAAATCGTACATGTGAAGCTCATCAACGCCAAGCAGTTTTTTGCGTAGTTTCATATAACGATGTAGAAGCGGTAGGTTCTCATGAATCGTGTCGATTAGGTTCGTATACACTTCTTTCGGGATGTTGTCTCCATAGAGAGACATTTCCAACACCGATGGATATTTGCGAACTTGAGAATAGAAAATATTTTTATTTACATTGGCATTTAGCGTAGCTGCAATCGTATTCTTTTGCTTGCCGTAGGTCTCGTAGATGGCTTTAAAAGCACGACGACGTACGTCACGGTTTGGATTTTCCAAGAACTGAATGTAGCTACCATGTGTAAGGTCGACTTCGTTGCCGTTCTCATCCTTTATCTTTGGAAACTTGATGTCAGCATTGTTGATCATACCGAAAATTTGCTGTGGAGCCTGTGAGAGGTTGCCAACTTGTGCAAGCAATGCTTCCTCAGTTTTGCTAAGTACATGAGCTTTCTCACGTTTGATTTCTTGTAAAGTGAATTTGTATGGCGCTAGATCAGGGTGCTCAATCAATTTATCTAAATCTTGCTCGGGTAGAGACAGAATTTCCGGTGTGATAAAAGAAAGTGCCTCGCTGATATCCACGCTAAGTTTTTTCGCTTTTTGTACAAGTGCTTGGTATGTAGGGTTGGTTGTATCTTCATCGTGATTCAGATGGGCATATACGTACAACCGTTCAATTTCCAAAGACAATTTATCTTCTAGAGTAAATAATTCTTTGATACTCTGAGGATTATCCAGTTTGCCTTCAAATTCGGAAGCTTTATCTTTCAGTTTCTTCAAATCATCATAGGCCTGATCCCAAGCTTTCTGATTCTCAAACAAGTCCTCTAGTTTCCATTTGTTCTCTGTTTCGACTTCGGAACGTTTCGGTAAT is part of the Paenibacillus segetis genome and encodes:
- the pepF gene encoding oligoendopeptidase F; protein product: MSTLPKRSEVETENKWKLEDLFENQKAWDQAYDDLKKLKDKASEFEGKLDNPQSIKELFTLEDKLSLEIERLYVYAHLNHDEDTTNPTYQALVQKAKKLSVDISEALSFITPEILSLPEQDLDKLIEHPDLAPYKFTLQEIKREKAHVLSKTEEALLAQVGNLSQAPQQIFGMINNADIKFPKIKDENGNEVDLTHGSYIQFLENPNRDVRRRAFKAIYETYGKQKNTIAATLNANVNKNIFYSQVRKYPSVLEMSLYGDNIPKEVYTNLIDTIHENLPLLHRYMKLRKKLLGVDELHMYDLFAPLVEEYKWDITYDEAKKTIEDALKPLGENYLSALRDGFNNRWIDVYENEGKRTGAYSWGAYGTHPYVLLNHNENLNSMFTLAHEMGHALHSYFSDENLPYRDAQYTIFLAEVASTTNEALLMDYLLKKSTDPKQKLYLLTYYADQFRTTIFRQTMFAEFEKIIHERAEAGISLTPQELSSIYYDLNVKYHGKEMAVDQEIEMEWARIPHFYNSFYVYKYATGFSAATSFSKQILEEGKPAVDRYLGFLKSGGSDYSINILNKAGVDMSSPQPIRDAMNVFEELIEQMENLTK